From a single Planococcus shenhongbingii genomic region:
- a CDS encoding glycerophosphodiester phosphodiesterase — translation MKRMITILAVSMAAASFTGPTFAAGHGEVGQVISKQEQQKMVNVAHRGASGHAPENTMGAFQKGFEMKADYIEIDVQMTKDGELVVIHDTTVDRTTNGTGKVGDLTFEEIRQLDAGSWFSEDYAGEKVPTFEEVLDAFRGKVGILIELKAPELYPGMEEKVADALIERNMDVSNNGKVIIQSFNHESMKKSKELLPNLSHGVLAGASWANVTEEQLSQFAAYADYFNPNMNIVTDELVSDVHEAGMKIYPYTSRSQEQALRLFDLNVDGIITDYTEHVYYHPVKNK, via the coding sequence ATGAAACGAATGATTACTATTTTAGCAGTAAGTATGGCGGCGGCATCCTTTACTGGACCCACATTTGCGGCTGGACACGGAGAAGTAGGACAGGTGATTTCAAAACAGGAACAGCAAAAAATGGTGAACGTAGCACATCGAGGAGCTTCCGGGCACGCACCGGAGAACACGATGGGAGCCTTTCAAAAAGGATTTGAAATGAAGGCGGACTATATTGAAATTGATGTTCAAATGACAAAAGACGGGGAGCTTGTCGTTATTCATGACACCACTGTCGATCGGACAACCAATGGAACTGGAAAAGTGGGCGATTTAACGTTTGAGGAAATCAGACAGTTGGATGCGGGCAGCTGGTTTAGTGAAGACTATGCTGGTGAGAAGGTTCCTACCTTTGAGGAAGTATTAGATGCGTTTCGTGGAAAGGTTGGCATTTTAATCGAGTTAAAGGCACCAGAACTTTATCCAGGAATGGAGGAGAAAGTTGCGGATGCTTTGATTGAAAGAAATATGGATGTATCGAATAACGGGAAAGTCATCATCCAATCCTTTAACCATGAATCTATGAAAAAATCTAAAGAACTTTTGCCGAATCTCTCTCATGGCGTTCTGGCAGGAGCGAGCTGGGCAAATGTAACGGAAGAACAATTGTCTCAATTCGCTGCTTATGCTGATTATTTCAATCCCAATATGAACATTGTGACGGATGAATTGGTCAGTGATGTTCATGAAGCGGGGATGAAGATTTATCCATACACTTCAAGATCACAAGAACAAGCTTTACGTCTATTCGATTTAAATGTTGATGGAATCATTACAGACTATACGGAGCATGTCTACTATCATCCTGTAAAAAATAAATAA